In one Hyphomicrobium sp. 99 genomic region, the following are encoded:
- a CDS encoding aldehyde dehydrogenase family protein, whose protein sequence is MESKLFIDGKWCDALGGGTLDVVNPANERIFHCCAAGTAADVDAAVAAAKAAMAGPWSRTTGRDRAVFLRAIGAAIEEQKQALAEIEVKDNGKPLPEALWDIGDAAYCFNLYATYAEELDGRQGEIIAVPDARFQSRVKYMPSGVAGLIVPWNYPLLMATWKVAPAIAAGCAVVLKPSEYTPLTALELARIAAEAGLPNGVLNVVTGYGADAGARLASHPDVRKLAFTGSVPTGIAVASAAARDVKSISLELGGKSPIVIFDDADIEQAVEWVMFGIFWNQGQVCSATSRMIVEKGIAPKLIDRLSAEAKKIKIGDGMAAGTLLGPLVSKTQYEKVLGFIDAGKNEATLVTGGGRPSHLNEGYFLEPTIFADVTPSARIWREEIFGPVLAVTTFDTEAEAVALANDSEFGLAAAVMSGDLKRAERVADAFEAGVVWINCSQPNFLEPPWGGVKKSGVGRELGTWGLNNFLEPKQITAYTTQEPWGWYLKGAE, encoded by the coding sequence ATGGAATCGAAGCTTTTCATCGACGGAAAGTGGTGCGACGCGCTGGGCGGGGGCACCCTCGATGTCGTCAACCCGGCGAACGAGCGGATCTTCCATTGCTGCGCCGCTGGAACTGCAGCGGACGTCGACGCGGCGGTCGCCGCCGCGAAGGCGGCAATGGCAGGTCCATGGTCGCGCACGACCGGCCGGGATCGGGCAGTATTCCTTCGCGCGATCGGCGCGGCGATTGAAGAGCAAAAGCAGGCGCTCGCCGAAATCGAGGTGAAGGATAACGGCAAGCCGCTGCCCGAAGCCCTTTGGGATATCGGCGACGCCGCGTATTGTTTCAATCTCTATGCGACCTATGCCGAAGAATTGGACGGACGCCAGGGCGAGATCATCGCGGTGCCCGACGCGCGCTTTCAATCGCGCGTCAAATACATGCCCTCAGGCGTCGCCGGTCTCATCGTGCCGTGGAATTACCCGCTGTTGATGGCCACGTGGAAGGTCGCGCCAGCCATCGCAGCAGGCTGCGCGGTCGTTCTGAAGCCGTCGGAATATACGCCGCTTACCGCACTCGAACTCGCACGCATCGCCGCCGAAGCCGGTCTGCCGAACGGCGTGTTGAATGTCGTGACGGGATATGGCGCGGACGCGGGCGCTCGTCTCGCATCGCATCCCGATGTCCGCAAGCTCGCCTTCACAGGCTCAGTGCCGACGGGCATCGCGGTCGCATCCGCCGCCGCACGCGACGTCAAAAGCATCAGCCTCGAACTCGGCGGCAAATCGCCGATCGTGATCTTCGACGATGCCGACATCGAGCAGGCCGTCGAATGGGTGATGTTCGGGATTTTCTGGAACCAGGGGCAGGTCTGCTCTGCCACATCGCGGATGATCGTTGAGAAGGGCATCGCGCCGAAGCTCATCGACCGGCTATCGGCGGAAGCCAAGAAGATCAAGATCGGCGACGGCATGGCAGCCGGTACACTCCTCGGACCGCTTGTCAGCAAAACGCAATATGAAAAGGTGCTGGGCTTCATCGACGCCGGAAAGAACGAGGCGACGCTTGTGACCGGCGGCGGTCGCCCCTCGCATCTCAACGAAGGCTATTTCCTGGAGCCGACAATCTTTGCCGATGTGACGCCGTCAGCGCGCATTTGGCGCGAAGAAATCTTTGGTCCCGTCCTCGCGGTGACGACGTTCGATACGGAGGCCGAGGCCGTGGCGTTGGCGAACGACAGCGAATTCGGTCTCGCCGCGGCGGTTATGTCCGGCGATCTGAAGCGCGCAGAACGTGTCGCCGATGCATTTGAAGCGGGCGTCGTCTGGATCAATTGCTCGCAGCCGAACTTCCTCGAACCCCCGTGGGGCGGCGTTAAGAAAAGCGGCGTCGGGCGTGAACTCGGAACGTGGGGCCTGAACAACTTCCTCGAGCCGAAGCAGATCACCGCCTACACAACCCAGGAGCCATGGGGCTGGTATTTGAAGGGCGCCGAATGA
- a CDS encoding SDR family NAD(P)-dependent oxidoreductase — protein MTDLKGKVAVVTGASKGIGAEIARALAEAGAAVTVNYASSKEGADRVVADIKSKGGKAISVKGSVANGEDIKNIFAETKKAFGSVDILVNNAGVYLFQPLESVTEEEFHRQFDTNVLGTILAAQEAAKYFGPDGGSIINVSSVASQASIPGSVVYASTKAAVDEVTRVLAAELGPKKIRVNTLAPGLVETEGVHAQGILGSDFANTVVAETPLGRVGQPDDIAKVAVFLASDQSGWVTGERLAVSGGSR, from the coding sequence ATGACCGATCTCAAAGGCAAAGTCGCAGTCGTCACCGGCGCCTCAAAAGGCATCGGCGCCGAAATCGCCAGGGCTCTCGCGGAAGCCGGCGCAGCCGTCACCGTGAACTACGCCTCGAGCAAAGAAGGTGCCGATCGCGTCGTCGCCGATATCAAGAGCAAAGGCGGCAAAGCCATTTCCGTCAAAGGCAGCGTTGCCAATGGTGAAGACATCAAAAACATCTTCGCTGAGACGAAGAAGGCGTTCGGCTCGGTCGACATCCTCGTCAACAACGCCGGCGTCTATTTATTCCAGCCGCTCGAGAGCGTGACGGAAGAGGAGTTTCACCGCCAGTTCGACACAAACGTTCTTGGGACCATTCTTGCTGCGCAGGAAGCGGCTAAGTATTTTGGCCCCGACGGTGGCAGCATCATCAATGTGAGCTCGGTCGCCAGCCAAGCTTCGATACCAGGATCCGTCGTCTACGCGAGCACGAAAGCCGCCGTTGATGAGGTTACGCGTGTTCTAGCGGCGGAACTGGGCCCGAAGAAAATTCGCGTCAACACGCTTGCTCCGGGTCTGGTCGAAACGGAAGGCGTGCACGCGCAGGGCATTTTGGGCTCCGATTTCGCGAATACAGTGGTCGCTGAAACGCCGCTTGGACGCGTCGGGCAGCCGGATGATATCGCCAAGGTCGCGGTGTTCCTGGCGTCTGATCAATCGGGCTGGGTTACCGGCGAAAGACTGGCTGTTTCGGGCGGGTCCCGTTGA
- a CDS encoding aminotransferase class III-fold pyridoxal phosphate-dependent enzyme codes for MEATRKILDLNAFDMNAADTLAPEVTELVKRRKQTFGPTSMLFYQRPLNLVRGEGVWLYDADGTRYLDAYNNVPSVGHCHPRVVEAVSRQLGTLNTHTRYLYDNIYTYAERLLGSMPEPVSNIVFTCTGSESGDLALRIARAVTGGTGFIVTDNAYHGNTTSMTEISPSSASAEPRPPYVFLVPAPDTYRYGSDAIGSKFAADVRAAIAAMEKAGIRLAAFMADSIFSSDGVFPGEPGFLAEAVAAVRDGGGVYIADEVQPGFGRTGEKMWGFQRHGLVPDMVVMGKPMGNGFPMGGVAVKPAMLESFGSRSGYFNTFGGNPVAAAAGLAVLDVLKDEGLQENSFETGAYLRSELRIAGADGDRIGDVRGSGLYIGVEVVTDKASAKPDRALAEKIVNGMRARNVLIGTAGGHGNVLKIRPPLCFTREHADIFIEAFKGALAEAS; via the coding sequence ATGGAAGCTACGCGAAAAATTCTCGACCTCAACGCCTTCGACATGAACGCGGCCGACACGCTCGCGCCCGAGGTGACAGAGCTCGTCAAGCGCCGGAAACAGACATTCGGCCCGACCTCGATGCTGTTTTACCAACGCCCATTGAATCTCGTCAGGGGCGAGGGGGTCTGGCTCTACGACGCCGACGGCACCCGCTATCTCGACGCCTATAACAACGTGCCGTCCGTCGGGCATTGCCACCCGCGCGTCGTCGAAGCCGTATCGCGCCAGCTCGGCACACTGAACACGCACACGCGCTATCTCTACGACAACATTTACACTTACGCCGAACGGCTGCTCGGCTCCATGCCAGAGCCCGTCTCGAACATCGTCTTCACCTGCACTGGCAGTGAAAGCGGCGATCTCGCCCTGCGCATTGCCCGCGCAGTCACCGGCGGCACCGGTTTCATCGTCACCGATAATGCCTATCACGGCAACACCACCTCGATGACGGAGATATCGCCGTCATCCGCCAGCGCCGAGCCGAGACCGCCCTATGTGTTCCTCGTGCCGGCGCCGGACACATATCGCTACGGCAGCGATGCCATCGGATCGAAATTTGCCGCGGACGTTCGCGCGGCCATTGCGGCAATGGAGAAAGCGGGCATTCGCCTCGCCGCGTTCATGGCCGATAGCATCTTTTCGAGCGATGGCGTTTTTCCGGGCGAGCCGGGCTTCCTGGCCGAAGCAGTCGCGGCGGTTCGTGACGGTGGAGGCGTCTACATCGCCGACGAAGTGCAGCCCGGCTTCGGCCGTACGGGCGAGAAGATGTGGGGCTTCCAGCGCCACGGACTGGTGCCCGATATGGTCGTGATGGGTAAGCCGATGGGCAACGGGTTCCCGATGGGCGGCGTCGCGGTCAAACCCGCCATGCTCGAGTCGTTCGGCTCGAGGTCCGGTTACTTCAACACATTCGGCGGCAATCCAGTCGCGGCCGCTGCGGGATTGGCTGTCTTGGATGTCCTAAAAGACGAAGGCCTGCAGGAGAATAGCTTTGAGACCGGCGCCTATCTGCGCTCGGAGCTACGCATCGCCGGAGCCGACGGCGACCGCATCGGCGATGTCCGAGGCTCCGGACTTTATATCGGCGTCGAGGTCGTCACTGATAAGGCATCAGCCAAGCCCGACCGCGCGCTTGCCGAGAAAATCGTCAATGGCATGCGTGCGCGCAATGTCCTTATCGGAACGGCCGGGGGGCACGGCAACGTCTTGAAGATTCGCCCGCCGCTCTGCTTTACTCGCGAGCACGCCGACATCTTCATCGAGGCGTTCAAAGGCGCGTTGGCCGAGGCATCTTAA
- a CDS encoding efflux RND transporter permease subunit: MNISKFFIDRPIFAGVLSTLIFLGGLLALPAMPISEYPEVVPPQVVVRANYPGANPKVIAETVATPIEEQINGVEGMLYMSSQATTDGLMTLTVTFRLGTDPDKAQQLVQNRVSQAEPRLPEDVRALGITTVKSSPDLTMVVHLLSPNDRYDMTYLRNYAVINVKDRLARINGVGDVQIFGSGDYSMRVWVDPAKAAELGLSASDIVNAVRAENVQAAVGVVGSSPSLPNLDFQLSVNAQGRLASEEEFGDIVVKAGANNQVTRLRDVARIELGAADYSLRSLLNNKQAVAIPIFQSPGSNAIEISDNVRATMAELKQYMPEGVDYSIVYDPTQFVRASIEAVIHTLLEAVALVVLVVIVFLQTWRASIIPLIAVPVSIIGTFAVMHVFGFSINALTLFGLVLAIGIVVDDAIVVVENVERNIENGLAPREATIQAMREVSGPIIAIALVLVAVFVPLALITGLTGQFYKQFALTIAISTVISAVNSLTLSPALAAVLLKGHDAPKDRLTRAMDFAFGWFFRGFNRAFTKGSNAYSGGVKRILSHKAAAFLIYLLLIGAAGAMFKAVPGGFVPGQDKQYLVGFAQLPDGATLDRTEEVIRRMGDIMLKTPGVQDAVQFPGLSINGFTNSSNSGIVFAGLKSFEERRSPELSGPAIAMKLNQQYAGIKDAFIVMFPPPPVQGLGTIGGFKLQVEDRAGLGYDALSDAMQAFTGALYKAPELAGVFTSYQVNVPQLYAAIDRTKARQLGVAVTDVFETMQIYLGSLYVNDFNKFGRTYSVRVQADAKYRARPEDIGLLKVRSNTGAMIQLSALLNVKQVAGPERAMRYNGFLTADVNGGAAPGYSSGQAKAAVERIAAQVLPKGIGFEWTELTYQEILAGNSGVWVFPLSILLVFLVLAAQYESLVLPLSIIMIVPMGLLAAITGVYLSHGDNNVFTQIGLIVLVGLSAKNAILIVEFARELELAGRNPVQAAIEASRLRLRPILMTSMAFIMGVVPLVTSIGAGAEMRRAMGIAVFSGMIGVTFFGIFLTPVFYVILRKLSGNKPLKHTGEVVAPVAGAPGSHGHLSPTPAE; the protein is encoded by the coding sequence ATGAATATCTCCAAGTTCTTCATCGATCGCCCGATCTTCGCAGGCGTGCTTTCAACACTGATCTTCCTTGGTGGCCTGTTGGCTTTGCCTGCGATGCCGATTTCGGAATATCCGGAAGTCGTGCCGCCGCAAGTCGTCGTCCGTGCAAACTATCCGGGCGCCAATCCGAAAGTCATCGCCGAGACGGTCGCGACACCCATCGAGGAGCAGATCAACGGCGTCGAGGGCATGCTCTACATGAGCAGCCAGGCGACGACCGACGGTTTGATGACGCTGACCGTTACCTTCCGACTCGGGACAGATCCGGACAAGGCGCAGCAGCTCGTACAGAACCGCGTCTCGCAGGCAGAGCCGCGCCTTCCCGAGGACGTCCGCGCGCTTGGCATCACGACCGTCAAGAGTTCACCTGACCTCACGATGGTCGTGCATTTGCTGTCGCCGAACGACCGCTATGACATGACGTACCTGCGCAATTATGCGGTGATCAACGTCAAAGACCGGCTTGCGCGCATTAACGGCGTCGGCGACGTCCAGATCTTCGGATCAGGCGACTATTCGATGCGGGTCTGGGTTGATCCGGCGAAGGCGGCCGAACTCGGGCTTTCGGCGAGCGACATCGTCAATGCGGTTCGCGCCGAAAACGTCCAAGCCGCAGTCGGCGTCGTCGGATCGTCTCCGTCGCTACCGAACCTCGATTTCCAGCTTTCCGTCAACGCGCAAGGCCGTCTCGCGAGCGAAGAGGAATTTGGCGACATCGTCGTCAAGGCTGGTGCGAACAATCAAGTCACGCGGTTGCGTGATGTCGCGCGGATCGAACTCGGCGCGGCCGACTATTCGCTGCGTTCTCTGCTCAACAACAAGCAGGCGGTTGCGATTCCGATCTTCCAGTCTCCCGGATCGAACGCGATCGAAATCTCAGACAACGTCCGCGCGACGATGGCTGAGCTGAAGCAATACATGCCAGAAGGCGTCGATTACAGCATCGTCTACGATCCGACGCAGTTCGTGCGCGCTTCGATCGAAGCCGTCATCCACACGCTGCTCGAAGCCGTTGCGCTCGTCGTGCTCGTCGTCATCGTCTTCCTTCAAACGTGGCGCGCGTCGATCATTCCGCTGATCGCAGTTCCCGTTTCGATCATCGGCACGTTTGCGGTGATGCATGTTTTCGGATTCTCGATCAACGCGCTGACGCTCTTCGGGCTGGTGCTCGCGATCGGCATCGTGGTCGATGACGCGATCGTCGTCGTCGAGAACGTCGAGCGCAACATCGAAAACGGCTTGGCTCCGCGCGAGGCGACCATTCAAGCGATGCGCGAGGTTTCGGGTCCCATCATCGCGATCGCGCTCGTGCTGGTCGCGGTCTTCGTGCCGCTCGCGCTCATCACCGGGTTGACCGGTCAGTTCTACAAACAGTTCGCGCTCACAATCGCGATTTCGACGGTGATCTCGGCCGTCAACTCGCTGACGCTGTCGCCCGCGCTTGCCGCCGTTCTGCTCAAAGGCCATGACGCGCCGAAGGATCGGCTGACACGGGCGATGGACTTCGCTTTCGGCTGGTTCTTCAGGGGCTTCAATCGGGCGTTCACCAAGGGATCGAATGCCTACAGCGGCGGTGTCAAGCGCATCCTGTCGCACAAGGCAGCGGCGTTTCTCATCTATCTGCTTCTGATCGGAGCTGCCGGCGCGATGTTCAAAGCGGTTCCTGGCGGATTCGTGCCGGGCCAAGACAAGCAATATCTCGTCGGTTTTGCGCAGCTTCCGGACGGCGCCACGCTCGACCGAACCGAAGAGGTCATTCGGCGCATGGGCGATATCATGCTGAAAACGCCGGGCGTCCAGGACGCGGTGCAGTTCCCGGGCTTGTCGATCAACGGCTTCACCAACAGCTCCAACTCCGGAATTGTTTTCGCCGGTTTGAAGTCGTTTGAAGAGCGGCGCTCGCCGGAACTCAGCGGCCCAGCAATCGCGATGAAGCTCAATCAGCAATATGCCGGCATCAAAGATGCGTTCATCGTGATGTTTCCGCCGCCGCCCGTTCAGGGGCTTGGAACCATCGGCGGCTTCAAACTGCAGGTCGAGGACCGTGCCGGGCTTGGCTATGACGCCTTGAGCGATGCGATGCAGGCTTTCACAGGCGCGCTCTACAAGGCGCCCGAGCTTGCCGGTGTTTTTACCTCTTATCAGGTGAACGTCCCGCAGCTCTATGCTGCAATCGACCGGACGAAGGCGCGGCAGCTTGGCGTCGCGGTGACGGACGTGTTCGAGACGATGCAAATCTATCTTGGATCGCTCTACGTCAACGACTTCAACAAATTCGGCCGCACGTATTCGGTTCGCGTTCAGGCCGATGCGAAGTATCGCGCGCGGCCTGAGGACATCGGTCTGTTGAAAGTTCGCTCAAACACGGGCGCGATGATCCAGCTTTCGGCGCTTCTCAACGTGAAGCAGGTTGCGGGTCCGGAACGTGCGATGCGCTACAACGGCTTCCTCACTGCCGACGTCAACGGCGGCGCGGCGCCGGGCTACTCATCGGGTCAAGCGAAGGCAGCGGTCGAACGTATCGCAGCGCAAGTCTTGCCGAAGGGCATCGGCTTTGAATGGACGGAGCTGACGTATCAGGAAATCCTTGCCGGCAATTCCGGCGTCTGGGTTTTCCCGCTGTCGATCCTCCTCGTCTTCCTGGTGCTCGCGGCACAGTACGAAAGTCTCGTTTTGCCGCTGTCGATCATCATGATCGTGCCCATGGGACTGCTCGCCGCAATCACGGGCGTCTATCTCTCGCACGGCGACAACAACGTCTTCACGCAGATCGGTTTGATCGTTCTCGTCGGGCTCTCGGCGAAAAACGCCATTCTAATCGTGGAGTTTGCGCGCGAGCTTGAACTCGCCGGGCGAAATCCCGTGCAGGCGGCGATCGAAGCGAGCCGCTTGCGTCTTCGTCCGATCCTGATGACGTCGATGGCGTTCATCATGGGCGTCGTCCCGCTCGTGACCTCGATTGGAGCCGGTGCCGAGATGCGGCGTGCAATGGGCATTGCCGTTTTCTCGGGAATGATCGGCGTCACGTTCTTCGGCATCTTCCTGACGCCGGTGTTCTACGTGATCCTGCGCAAGCTCAGCGGCAACAAACCTTTGAAGCATACCGGTGAGGTTGTTGCACCAGTCGCTGGCGCCCCTGGATCGCATGGCCACTTGTCACCAACGCCCGCGGAATAA
- a CDS encoding ABC transporter ATP-binding protein — translation MQPVIRVEHLSKTYASGFTALKDINLEVKRGEIFALLGPNGAGKTTLISAICGIVNPTSGTISVDGMDVAADYRAVRAMIGLVPQELSTDMFETPWATVNFSRGLFGKPRNYAYVEKVLRALSLWDKKDSRIMTLSGGMKRRLLIAKALAHEPRILFLDEPTAGVDVELRREMWGVVRDLRAEGVTIILTTHYIEEAEEMADRVGVIAKGEIILVEEKNELMRKLGKKQLVLQLSSPLTEVPAGLSAYNLHLGADGNELTYTYDTRAERTGITALLNDMRAAGVSFKDLATIQSSLEDIFVDLVRQKR, via the coding sequence ATGCAGCCAGTTATCCGTGTCGAACATCTTTCCAAGACGTACGCTTCGGGATTTACGGCGCTCAAAGATATCAATCTCGAAGTCAAAAGGGGCGAGATCTTCGCCCTTCTCGGCCCTAACGGCGCAGGCAAGACGACGCTGATCAGTGCCATCTGCGGGATCGTCAATCCCACGAGCGGCACAATCAGCGTCGACGGCATGGACGTCGCCGCCGACTATCGCGCCGTGCGCGCGATGATCGGTCTGGTGCCGCAGGAACTATCGACTGATATGTTCGAAACGCCGTGGGCGACGGTGAACTTCAGCCGGGGATTGTTCGGCAAGCCGCGGAATTATGCTTACGTCGAGAAAGTGCTGCGCGCGCTTTCTTTGTGGGACAAGAAGGACAGCCGCATCATGACGCTTTCGGGCGGAATGAAGCGGCGTCTGCTTATCGCCAAGGCGCTCGCGCACGAGCCGCGCATTCTGTTCCTCGACGAGCCGACGGCGGGCGTCGATGTCGAGCTTCGCCGCGAGATGTGGGGCGTCGTCCGGGATCTGCGCGCGGAAGGCGTGACGATCATTTTGACGACGCATTATATCGAAGAAGCGGAAGAGATGGCCGACCGTGTCGGCGTCATCGCCAAGGGCGAGATCATTCTCGTTGAAGAAAAGAACGAGCTGATGCGCAAGCTCGGCAAAAAGCAGCTCGTGCTTCAATTGTCATCGCCGCTAACAGAAGTACCCGCCGGCCTCAGCGCCTACAATTTGCATCTCGGCGCCGATGGCAACGAACTGACCTACACCTATGACACCCGAGCTGAACGCACCGGCATCACCGCGCTTTTGAACGACATGCGCGCGGCCGGGGTGTCATTCAAGGATCTCGCGACGATACAAAGCTCGCTCGAAGACATTTTCGTCGATCTCGTAAGGCAAAAGCGATGA
- a CDS encoding propanediol/glycerol family dehydratase large subunit, whose amino-acid sequence MTDESHARPNRWKRFSDWDERPLRLDKFAAEDAANGFAAFKSPFDPKPGFSLAAGVVESMDGIASRDFDMIDFFIARYHLDPEIAPEAMAMPSLEVARMLVDMNVPRTTLVRLARGMTPAKLAEVVGHLSSLEIAFAYSKMRARQTPGNQAHVTNAKDDPLQMAADAATAVAFGFDEIETTMRVARNSWSNAVACAVGAAVGRWGTLFQCSSEEAEELKIGMAGFTSYAETVSVYGTEKSFIDGDDTPWSKAFLAAAYASRGIKMRCTSGAGSELLMGFHDRKSLLYLEARCLCLQRAMGAQGTQNGGIDGAPVTCTVPGGMRELMAENLIAVWLDLECASGNDARATESEIRVGAKILPYLIAGSDLICSGFGSILKYDNSFNASLLNGEELEDYLVLQRDFEADGGLTPVGETRVMELRARAVDAISAVLEELQLAKPTKDMKQSVVAASGSDETRTFSGRDVAMISEAIFARSITVIDVIKALAARGFTEEAENLLKLVRLRVSGDYLQTSAVVRDGRIVSAVNNPNDYQGPGTGYRLTDERRDEIVAIRDVLTRQEVLRVEATFRPAEVTRIAYKPVGPAATTRNEREVVIGISPAFGVKLFQTVAGHPLSAILRVLIAGITEGGGTARVVRMRHTADTSFLGLSAARLAGSGIGIGIQAKGTAVIHQKDRLPHNNLELFSNSPITKLEHYKRMGLNAAAYALGEMPEPVIVPTRGEAMGSRYHARVSLIYAIETEMTSEGAEPEEIDVTFIGAAA is encoded by the coding sequence ATGACGGATGAATCGCACGCACGGCCAAATCGCTGGAAGCGGTTTTCCGATTGGGATGAACGCCCGCTCCGGCTCGACAAGTTCGCGGCGGAGGATGCCGCTAACGGCTTTGCGGCGTTCAAGAGTCCTTTCGATCCGAAACCCGGGTTTTCGCTTGCCGCGGGGGTCGTTGAATCGATGGACGGCATCGCGTCCCGCGATTTCGATATGATCGACTTTTTCATCGCGCGATATCACCTCGATCCTGAAATTGCGCCGGAAGCGATGGCGATGCCGTCGCTCGAAGTCGCGCGCATGCTCGTCGATATGAACGTGCCGCGCACGACGCTCGTGCGCTTGGCGCGCGGTATGACGCCTGCGAAGCTGGCGGAGGTGGTCGGTCACCTGTCGTCGCTCGAGATCGCGTTTGCCTACAGCAAAATGCGGGCTCGCCAGACGCCCGGCAACCAGGCGCACGTGACGAACGCGAAGGACGATCCGTTGCAGATGGCGGCGGACGCGGCAACCGCCGTAGCATTCGGCTTCGACGAAATCGAGACGACGATGCGGGTCGCTCGCAACTCGTGGTCAAACGCCGTTGCTTGTGCGGTTGGGGCCGCCGTCGGACGTTGGGGTACGCTCTTTCAGTGCTCCAGCGAAGAGGCTGAAGAGCTCAAGATCGGCATGGCGGGGTTTACGTCCTATGCCGAGACGGTCTCGGTCTACGGCACCGAGAAGAGCTTCATCGATGGCGACGACACGCCCTGGTCCAAGGCGTTTCTCGCGGCAGCTTACGCTTCGCGCGGCATCAAGATGCGGTGCACATCGGGCGCCGGCTCAGAGTTGCTGATGGGATTTCACGATCGCAAATCGTTGCTCTATCTCGAAGCGCGCTGCCTTTGCCTCCAGCGCGCAATGGGCGCGCAGGGCACGCAGAACGGCGGCATCGACGGTGCGCCCGTCACCTGCACCGTTCCCGGCGGCATGCGCGAATTGATGGCGGAAAACCTTATCGCCGTCTGGCTCGATCTCGAATGCGCGTCCGGCAACGATGCACGCGCGACGGAATCGGAGATCCGGGTCGGCGCGAAGATCCTGCCGTATCTCATTGCCGGGTCGGATCTCATCTGTTCCGGTTTCGGTTCGATCCTGAAGTACGACAATTCGTTCAATGCCTCGCTGCTCAACGGCGAGGAACTCGAGGATTATCTGGTTCTGCAGCGCGACTTCGAGGCCGATGGCGGGCTCACTCCGGTCGGCGAGACGCGCGTCATGGAACTCAGGGCTCGGGCCGTCGATGCGATCAGCGCCGTCCTCGAGGAGCTTCAACTAGCGAAGCCCACGAAGGACATGAAGCAGAGCGTCGTCGCGGCGTCGGGCTCGGACGAAACGCGGACGTTCTCGGGCCGAGACGTGGCGATGATCAGCGAAGCCATCTTTGCGCGATCGATTACGGTCATCGACGTTATCAAAGCGCTCGCAGCGCGGGGATTTACTGAGGAAGCCGAAAATCTTTTAAAGCTCGTGCGGCTCCGCGTCTCCGGCGACTATCTGCAAACCTCGGCGGTCGTTCGCGATGGGCGCATCGTCAGCGCGGTCAACAATCCCAACGATTATCAGGGTCCGGGCACGGGCTACCGTCTGACAGATGAGCGACGCGATGAAATCGTCGCCATTCGAGATGTGCTGACACGGCAAGAGGTGCTGAGGGTCGAGGCGACCTTCAGGCCCGCGGAAGTCACGCGGATTGCCTACAAACCGGTCGGCCCCGCCGCCACGACGCGCAATGAGCGGGAGGTGGTGATCGGCATCAGTCCTGCCTTCGGTGTGAAGCTTTTCCAAACGGTTGCGGGGCATCCGCTCTCTGCCATTCTGCGTGTGCTGATCGCGGGCATTACGGAAGGCGGAGGCACGGCTCGCGTCGTTCGCATGCGCCATACGGCCGATACCTCGTTCCTGGGGCTCAGCGCGGCAAGGCTCGCAGGCTCGGGGATCGGGATCGGCATTCAGGCGAAGGGCACTGCCGTCATCCATCAGAAAGACCGGCTGCCGCACAACAATCTCGAGCTGTTCTCGAATTCGCCGATCACGAAGCTCGAACATTACAAGCGCATGGGGCTCAACGCGGCCGCCTACGCGCTCGGCGAAATGCCCGAGCCTGTCATCGTGCCGACGCGGGGCGAAGCGATGGGCTCGCGTTACCATGCGCGGGTTTCGCTCATCTACGCGATCGAGACGGAAATGACGTCGGAAGGCGCGGAGCCAGAAGAGATCGACGTGACTTTCATCGGAGCCGCCGCATGA
- a CDS encoding ABC transporter permease — protein MNIEAVRAIYGFEMSRWGRTLMQSIVSPVLSTCLYFIVFGSAIGSRISQVDGVDYGAFIVPGLVMMLLLTQSTLNASFGIYFPRFTGTIYEHLSAPVSAFEIVLGYVGAAATKSVILGLLVLVTASLFVPLRIAHPFWMILFLLLTALTFSMLGFIIGIWADGFEKLQIIPLLVITPLTFLGGTFYSVKMLPPFWQTVTLFNPVVYLISGFRWSFFEISDVNVGVSLLMTFVFLAVCMAIAWWIFRTGYRLKA, from the coding sequence ATGAACATCGAGGCTGTCCGCGCAATCTACGGTTTCGAGATGTCCCGCTGGGGACGCACCTTGATGCAGAGCATCGTTTCGCCTGTGCTCTCGACGTGTCTTTATTTTATCGTCTTCGGCTCAGCGATCGGTTCGCGCATTTCGCAGGTCGATGGTGTCGACTACGGGGCGTTCATCGTTCCCGGCCTCGTGATGATGCTGCTCTTGACGCAGAGCACGCTCAACGCCTCGTTCGGCATTTACTTCCCACGCTTTACCGGGACCATTTACGAGCATCTCTCAGCTCCGGTCTCCGCATTCGAGATCGTTCTCGGATATGTTGGCGCCGCGGCGACGAAATCAGTCATCCTCGGGCTGCTCGTCCTGGTCACGGCAAGCCTCTTCGTGCCGCTTCGCATCGCGCATCCCTTTTGGATGATCCTATTCTTGCTGCTTACAGCGCTAACTTTCAGCATGCTCGGATTTATCATCGGGATCTGGGCTGACGGGTTCGAGAAGCTTCAGATCATCCCGCTTCTCGTCATCACGCCCCTGACGTTTCTCGGCGGTACTTTCTATTCGGTGAAGATGTTACCGCCGTTTTGGCAAACCGTGACGCTCTTCAATCCTGTCGTCTATTTGATCAGCGGATTTCGCTGGAGCTTCTTTGAGATCTCCGACGTCAATGTCGGCGTGAGCCTGCTGATGACGTTCGTGTTCCTTGCGGTCTGTATGGCCATCGCCTGGTGGATCTTCAGGACGGGCTACCGCCTCAAAGCCTGA